Proteins co-encoded in one Arachis hypogaea cultivar Tifrunner chromosome 13, arahy.Tifrunner.gnm2.J5K5, whole genome shotgun sequence genomic window:
- the LOC112736647 gene encoding uncharacterized protein — protein sequence MPLKMDPNFNSSFLNGFRFRQVPTIPNVEEQCPDPVNGLETMNFGFMNDPFLLPPDQNNAQNPTSSVSTITTADEDSPLDDTDFSATVLRYINQMLMEEDMEEKPCMFHDPLALQAAEKSLYDAIGGTYPHLPPHPLPPSIQHQAQNYHNVESPDDSLSSNFSSYSSSLSTISTSNLVESHWSNFDPSEYKPSILQTSFPADFVFQASSNPGTQSSTNNRNSFTTANNGGGLLGSSGAGFFDSSFLSKSESMLQFKRGMEEASKFLPKGNPLVIDLENSTFNPSFQKAPQHVDIKEERDEREYFSGESKGRKNHEREDQVELQDGRSNKQSAIYREDSELSELFDKILLGTGCGKEAPPRCICDEDKPNGQDKNVQQKEETNKFSSGKNRVKKQGNKKGVVDLRTLLVLCAQAVSSDDHSTATELLKQIRQHSSRLGDGSQRLAHCFANALEARLAGSGTQLYTSLTSKRKSAADMVKAYQMFISACPFKKLAIIFANHTILNLAKPKEVETLHIVDFGIRYGFQWPALIFRLSNRHGGPPKLRITGIELPQPGFRPAERVQETGRRLAKYCERFNVPFEFNAIAQKWETIKIEDLKIKENELLAVNCMVRFKNLLDETVVLNSPRDAVLKLIRKANPNIFIHATVNGNYNAPFFVTRFREALFHYSTLFDVLDTNVDREDPMRLMFEEEFFGREVVNIIACEGSERVERPETYKQWQVRNTRAGFRQLPLDDHLIHKLRCKLKDVYHGDFMLDVDGNYMLQGWKGRIIYASSCWVPAGVGVGDFDCCFSNLNQHSYQSMDPNYPIGGSDDFMNSFQIGEDGTIVFSDDQNQFYYDANQHLDPLYQHVADQLFDEFPQYTSHVEEAAAAPVASTVVDPSVEDADFSETAKFITQVLMEEGVEQRPFYDPFSLNATEQSFYDALNDVLIDNINMPLSPNEHPLDVHHQGGTTSSSSSGSNSGNNNDNQNNNNPVDENSSEFLKPSVSPDTFSSGDHAFQFNSHAISQHDSNVSYANFGVYDVDTSFTKLLAQNIFSDSDSVSQFRRGLEEASKFLPPGPQLVTGFETTPAVVVPIDEPKGDKAVGLKGRKNHEREEWSDDTEEGRSNKHSATSSVVDESELSEMFDKVLLSIGAPMCFPVNNEVEKASNPSTSNGGKGRPKRQGKKKETIDLRTLLVLCAQAVSACDNRTATELLKQIRQHSTPSGDATQRTAHYFANGLEARLHGDGTGTQGFYTYVSTKRLSAAEFLKAYKVFMNACPFSKFANFFANKMIMKAAQNAETLHIIDFGILYGFQWPILIKFLSDRETGPLKKLKITGIEFPQPGFRPAERLNETGRRLANYCERFKVPFEYNAIASRNWETIQVEDLKIESNEFLAVNCHKRFENLMDETIEVNSPRDAVLQLIRKINPDIFVQAIVNGSYNAPFFATRFREALFHFSAIYDMCDAVIPRDNEKRMKIEREIIGREVLNVVACEGFERIDRPETYKQWQARNTRAGFKQLPLNEELMAKFSAKLKEWYHKDFVLDEDGNWMLQGWKGRVLYASTCWVPA from the exons ATGCCTTTGAAAATGGATCCTAATTTCAACTCCAGTTTCCTCAATGGATTTAGATTCAGGCAAGTTCCCACTATCCCCAATGTAGAGGAACAGTGCCCTGATCCTGTAAATGGGTTGGAAACCATGAACTTTGGATTCATGAATGACCCTTTTCTTCTTCCACCTGATCAAAACAATGCTCAAAATCCTACTTCTTCTGTTTCCACCATTACTACTGCAGATGAAGATTCTCCCTTGGATGACACCGATTTCTCTGCAACCGTACTACGATACATAAACCAGATGCTTATGGAAGAGGACATGGAGGAGAAGCCTTGTATGTTCCATGATCCATTGGCTTTACAAGCTGCTGAGAAATCATTGTATGATGCCATTGGTGGGACATACCCTCATCTTCCTCCTCATCCTCTTCCTCCTTCCATACAGCATCAAGCTCAAAACTACCACAATGTTGAAAGCCCTGATGATAGCCTCTCTAGTAACTTCAGTAGTTATAGTAGCAGCCTCAGCACCATTAGTACTAGCAACTTGGTTGAGTCACATTGGAGCAACTTTGACCCTTCAGAGTATAAGCCTTCTATACTGCAAACTTCCTTTCCTGCTGACTTTGTTTTTCAGGCGAGTTCAAACCCCGGCACACAGTCTTCCACGAACAATAGAAATAGCTTTACTACAGCCAACAATGGTGGTGGATTGTTGGGGAGTTCAGGTGCTGGATTTTTTGATTCATCATTTCTGAGCAAAAGTGAGTCCATGCTGCAGTTTAAGAGGGGAATGGAGGAAGCCAGTAAGTTTCTTCCTAAGGGGAATCCGCTGGTTATTGACTTGGAGAATAGCACCTTTAACCCTTCTTTCCAAAAGGCTCCTCAGCATGTGGACATTAAGGAGGAGAGAGATGAAAGGGAGTATTTTTCTGGTGAGTCAAAAGGGAGAAAGAATCACGAGCGGGAAGATCAAGTGGAATTACAAGATGGGAGGAGCAACAAACAGTCTGCGATTTACAGGGAAGACAGTGAGCTATCAgaattgtttgataaaatactgcTCGGCACAGGGTGTGGAAAAGAGGCACCTCCCAGATGCATTTGTGACGAAGACAAACCTAATGGGCAAGACAAGAATGTGCAGCAGAAGGAAGAAACAAACAAGTTTAGCAGTGGAAAGAATCGTGTTAAGAAACAAGGTAATAAGAAGGGAGTTGTTGATCTGAGGACCCTATTGGTTCTGTGCGCACAAGCTGTTTCATCTGATGATCATTCAACTGCTACTGAGTTATTGAAGCAGATTAGACAGCACTCTTCACGTCTAGGTGATGGGTCTCAGAGGCTGGCACATTGTTTTGCAAATGCCCTTGAAGCACGCTTGGCCGGCTCTGGCACCCAGCTATACACTTCTCTGACCTCCAAAAGAAAATCTGCTGCAGATATGGTGAAAGCATATCAAATGTTTATATCAGCCTGCCCATTCAAGAAGCTTGCTATCATTTTTGCTAACCATACAATTCTGAACCTAGCCAAGCCCAAGGAAGTGGAAACTCTTCatattgttgattttggtatcCGTTACGGCTTCCAGTGGCCTGCCCTTATTTTTCGTCTATCAAATAGACATGGTGGTCCTCCCAAGCTGCGCATAACAGGGATCGAGCTTCCACAACCAGGTTTCAGGCCAGCAGAGAGAGTCCAGGAGACAGGGCGTCGCCTAGCTAAGTATTGTGAACGCTTTAATGTTCCTTTTGAGTTCAATGCTATTGCACAGAAATGGGAAACCATCAAAATTGAGGACCTTAAGATAAAGGAAAATGAACTTCTTGCAGTGAATTGTATGGTTCGGTTTAAGAATCTACTTGATGAGACTGTTGTGTTGAATAGTCCCAGGGATGCTGTCTTGAAATTAATTAGGAAGGCCAATCCTAATATATTTATACACGCTACTGTCAATGGGAACTACAATGCCCCATTCTTTGTGACACGGTTCCGGGAGGCTCTTTTTCATTACTCTACATTGTTTGATGTGCTTGACACCAATGTTGATCGCGAAGATCCAATGAGGTTGATGTTTGAGGAGGAGTTCTTTGGCAGGGAGGTAGTGAATATTATAGCTTGTGAGGGTTCTGAGAGGGTTGAGCGACCCGAAACATACAAGCAATGGCAGGTTCGGAATACAAGGGCAGGGTTTAGGCAACTCCCCTTGGATGACCACCTCATTCACAAACTAAGATGTAAACTGAAAGATGTGTACCATGGTGATTTCATGCTTGATGTGGATGGCAACTACATGCTTCAAGGTTGGAAGGGCCGAATCATTTATGCTTCCTCTTGTTGGGTACCAGCA GGTGTGGGTGTTGGTGATTTTGATTGTTGTTTCTCAAATCTCAACCAACATAGCTACCAATCCATGGATCCAAATTATCCAATAGGCGGCAGTGATGATTTCATGAACAGCTTCCAAATTGGTGAAGATGGCACCATAGTATTCTCTGATGATCAAAATCAGTTTTATTATGATGCCAACCAGCACCTTGATCCTCTTTACCAGCATGTTGCAGACCAACTTTTTGATGAATTTCCTCAGTACACAAGCCATGTGGAAGAAGCTGCAGCTGCTCCTGTTGCCTCCACCGTGGTGGATCCTTCCGTTGAGGACGCTGATTTCTCAGAAACAGCAAAGTTTATAACACAAGTTCTCATGGAAGAGGGTGTTGAACAAAGGCCATTCTATGACCCTTTCAGCTTGAATGCCACTGAGCAATCCTTCTATGATGCTCTTAACGATGTTCTCATAGACAACATCAACATGCCACTCTCCCCCAATGAACAccctcttgatgttcatcatcaaGGTGGAACaaccagcagcagcagcagcggcAGCAACAGTGGCAACAACAACGACAATCAAAACAATAACAACCCTGTTGATGAGAACTCTAGCGAGTTTCTGAAGCCTTCTGTTTCTCCTGATACCTTTAGCTCTGGTGATCATGCTTTTCAGTTTAACTCCCATGCCATTTCTCAACATGACTCGAATGTTTCCTATGCTAATTTTGGGGTGTATGATGTGGATACTTCTTTTACCAAGCTGTTGGCTCAAAATATTTTCAGCGACTCAGATTCTGTCTCCCAGTTCAGGAGAGGCTTAGAGGAAGCTAGCAAGTTTCTTCCTCCGGGACCTCAGCTTGTGACTGGTTTTGAGACCACACCGGCTGTCGTGGTGCCTATAGACGAACCAAAGGGAGATAAAGCCGTTGGGTTGAAGGGCAGAAAGAATCATGAACGTGAAGAATGGAGTGATGATACAGAAGAAGGGAGGAGTAACAAGCATTCGGCAACTAGCAGTGTAGTTGATGAGAGTGAATTATCTGAAATGTTTGATAAAGTATTGCTTAGTATTGGTGCGCCAATGTGCTTTCCAGTGAACAATGAAGTAGAGAAAGCTTCTAATCCCTCAACCTCTAATGGAGGGAAGGGTCGTCCTAAGAGacaagggaagaagaaagaaaccatTGATTTGAGGACCCTTTTGGTTCTGTGTGCACAAGCTGTGTCTGCTTGTGACAACAGGACTGCCACTGAGCTTCTCAAGCAAATTAGGCAGCATTCGACTCCCTCTGGGGATGCAACGCAAAGAACGGCTCATTACTTCGCCAATGGCCTTGAAGCACGCTTGCATGGTGATGGCACTGGAACACAAGGATTCTACACCTATGTCAGCACCAAGAGGCTAAGTGCTGCTGAGTTTTTGAAAGCTTACAAGGTGTTCATGAATGCCTGCCCTTTTTCGAAGTTTGCAAATTTCTTTGCAAACAAAATGATAATGAAAGCAGCTCAAAATGCAGAAACACTTCACATCATTGATTTTGGTATCTTATATGGTTTCCAGTGGCCAATTCTGATTAAGTTCCTCTCAGACAGAGAAACTGGACCCCTCAAGAAGCTGAAGATCACAGGAATAGAGTTTCCCCAACCTGGTTTCCGTCCTGCAGAAAGACTTAACGAGACTGGTCGTCGTCTTGCTAACTACTGCGAGCGTTTCAAGGTTCCCTTCGAGTATAATGCCATAGCATCAAGGAACTGGGAAACCATCCAGGTTGAAGACCTTAAAATTGAGAGCAATGAGTTTCTTGCTGTGAACTGTCATAAGAGGTTTGAGAATTTGATGGATGAAACAATTGAAGTGAACAGTCCTAGAGATGCAGTGTTGCAGTTGATCAGGAAGATAAATCCGGATATTTTTGTTCAGGCCATTGTTAATGGATCTTATAATGCACCTTTCTTTGCCACACGATTCAGGGAGGCACTGTTCCATTTTTCTGCAATTTATGACATGTGTGACGCTGTCATCCCCCGTGACAatgagaagagaatgaagattgagAGAGAGATTATAGGCCGGGAGGTTTTGAATGTTGTGGCGTGCGAAGGTTTTGAAAGGATTGATAGGCCTGAGACATACAAGCAATGGCAGGCTAGGAATACAAGGGCTGGTTTCAAGCAGCTACCCTTGAATGAGGAACTAATGGCCAAATTTTCAGCCAAGTTAAAGGAATGGTACCACAAAGACTTTGTCTTAGATGAGGATGGCAACTGGATGCTTCAAGGTTGGAAGGGCCGCGTCTTATACGCTTCCACTTGTTGGGTGCCTGCATAG
- the LOC140177411 gene encoding uncharacterized protein yields the protein MIPVEISQFSLRTEMADHTTKDIARQSELDLVEVRSSTAIKHLAMQQHIARRYNKRLHPRSFQVNDLVLRKTEQARRPSTHGKLAANWEGPYRVIEVIGNGAYRLQTLDGKDLPNTWNVSSLKLYYS from the coding sequence ATGATACCAGTGGAGATCTCCCAATTCTCATTGCGCACCGAAATGGCCGACCATACTACAAAAGACATAGCTCGGCAATCCGAACTCGACCTCGTAGAAGTCAGATCGTCGACAGCAATCAAACATCTGGCCATGCAACAGCACATAGCTCGAAGGTATAACAAAAGACTTCACCCAAGGTCTTTCCAAGTAAATGACCTTGTGCTCAGGAAAACAGAACAAGCTAGACGACCATCAACACATGGCAAACTAGCAGCCAATTGGGAAGGCccttaccgagtcatagaagtcaTCGGCAATGGAGCTTACCGACTACAAACCTTAGATGGTAAAGATCTGCCTAATACTTGGAATGTATCTTCTTTAAAGCTATATTATAGTTAA